One Fusarium poae strain DAOMC 252244 chromosome 4, whole genome shotgun sequence DNA window includes the following coding sequences:
- a CDS encoding hypothetical protein (TransMembrane:1 (o31-52i)) has protein sequence MDAHMSVAGMNASSSAPFQSDLLSRFSPTSISGPVLLGLFLGYVALCSLLRFSRINSLLSKYGYHDRASLSRMTNQDAFEIVKTMANLEFPLLYDLATRLALFETYAVQNVGHVLYGGSDLAITAKAPKRYADTEVVYLCFANFAPESPTLSKAIARTNFLHAPYIKAGKIKQEDLLYVLYASFAEPIRFLNQYEWRSLTDMEVAAISTLWKYVADMMDIDYKTILNKTEWTDGIEFLEDVSLFASDYEDKYLRPTKEVQKLGDVLMEMLLDSYPKFAAPVGYPAACVMMGPRLRRAFGFPEPGLGITVLTYSLLLVRKLAVRFFCLPRASGVEFLSQPDEQTGRITTRHYMKEPYYVPATFWQRWNFEACITRLSGGLIPGDGGVKMKPEGFLFEDIGPEKVVGKGIDETNAFEEKAKQKAFAGCPYKPARA, from the exons ATGGACGCCCATATGTCTGTTGCTGGCATGAACGCCTCATCGTCGGCTCCTTTCCAATCAGACTTGCTATCTAGATTTTCGCCGACTTCGATCTCTGGTCCAGTCCTCTTGggcctcttccttggctATGTTGCTCTTTGTTCTCTTCTTCGGTTCTCCCGCATAAACTCTCTTCTTTCCAAGTACGGGTACCACGATCGTGCTTCTTTAAGTCGAATGACAAACCAAGATGCATTCGAAATTGTCAAGACTATGGCAAACCTCGAGTTTCCACTTCTGTATGATCTTGCCACCCGGTTAGCGTTGTTTGAG ACTTATGCTGTGCAAAACGTTGGCCATGTTCTCTATGGTGGCAGCGATCTAGCCATTACTGCGAAGGCCCCCAAGAG ATACGCAGACACTGAAGTCGTCTATCTCTG CTTTGCAAACTTTGCGCCTGAATCACCAACTCTTAGCAAGGCGATTGCGCGTACAAACTTCTTACACGCACCGTACATCAAGGCCGGCAAGATTAAGCAAGAGGATCTCCTCTACGTACTTTACGCCTCCTTCGCCGAACCCATTAGATTTCTTAACCAGTATGAGTGGCGAAGTCTTACCGACATGGAAGTGGCTGCTATTTCTACTTTGTGGAAGTACGTTGCTGATATGATGGATATCGACTACAAGACTATCCTCAATAAGACTGAGTGGACTGATGGCATTGAATTCCTCGAGGATGTGTCACTTTTCGCATCAGACTATGAAGACAAGTACCTGCGCCCCACGAAAGAGGTTCAAAAGCTCGGTGACGTCCTGATGGAGATGCTGTTGGATTCATATCCCAAGTTTGCTGCCCCAGTCGGATATCCAGCAGCTTGTGTCATGATGGGACCTAGGTTGAGACGAGCATTTGG GTTCCCGGAGCCAGGTTTGGGCATCACTGTCCTGACTTACAGTCTCTTACTTGTTCGAAAGCTTGCTGTCCGGTTTTTCTGTCTTCCTCGTGCTTCTGGTGTTGAGTTTCTCTCTCAGCCAGACGAACAGACAGGTCGCATTACTACTCGCCATTATATGAAGGAGCCTTATTACGTGCCCGCTACATTCTGGCAGCGCTGGAACTTTGAGGCTTGTATTACTCGACTTTCTGGTGGACTAATTCCTGGTGATGGTGGCGTAAAGATGAAGCCCGAAGGGTTTCTCTTTGAGGATATCGGCCCCGAAAAGGTTGTTGGCAAGGGTATTGATGAGACCAATGCTTTTGAAGAGAAAGCGAAACAAAAGGCGTTTGCGGGCTGTCCTTACAAACCCGCACGAGCTTAG
- a CDS encoding hypothetical protein (BUSCO:7434at5125), producing the protein MVGKVSERVLLREGLERTDNGMKLTTWPDVTPINQKNYYTDYMKRDDQVLALRLQSDATRDRLVQNARDRDRVLSKTANGELPLPVADIPDEDGAATPSAGIDPSKIIVIHPGSQNLRIGFASDALPKTIPMTLATKFPQTESEMYEALPRRQFEAKTVDQQYGEEWSKKYNKQCNDLKVDMRANKRKVLPNSKELVQTFNRRTEPEVIQKHNDPLEIEWTDIESLEDPDSLASCFIGHQAQRVPDDSNPKFKLWWPIQHGQWNEDGYTSQEHMFDDLETLLDKALRHDLGLKKNSEWQQYSCVFVIPDLYDKKYVEQILRSCMTWFEFSRVCFVQEGMAATFGAGYTQACVVDVGAQKTSVTCVEDGLVMEDSRINLKYGGYDITDTFLKMMLYDNFPYQDMNLRRRYDFLLAEELKIKHCTMSQADISVQLYQFHVRAPNEPTRKYQFKTYDEVILAPMGVYDPSIFDNSAKLKGRRKLVDRSYNAYDVDIPDDPTSAAQLAILALVQPSITSNVNGFAQSQPDVSTPMKEKGPFLFGKEGAANGTPMGSHAGSPAPEGATTPVPPFIFGAKDKEGVNGGSPAPNGSHTGGTPAPGTTQPPPGMFVDAAARTAKSVAIEQDAVLPVAPLDIAILTSIQNAAKNDEKKLKDLLGSIMVIGGGAKVPHFTVVLEEKIKARRPDLSDRILVSRSARDMDEQVVTWKGASVFAKLSTNDSWISPFEFERLGARTLHHKVLWAW; encoded by the exons ATGGTTGGAAAAGTCAGCGAAAGGGTCCTCCTACGGGAAG GTCTTGAGAGGACTGATAATGGCATGAAGCTGACAACATGGCCGGACGTGACACCAATTAATCAGAAAAACTATTATAC TGATTACATGAAGCGCGATGATCAGGTTCTCGCCCTTCGTCTCCAGAGTGATGCCACACGCGACCGACTAGTCCAAAACGCCCGTGATAGAGACCGCGTTTTATCCAAGACCGCCAATGGCGAACTACCGCTTCCTGTTGCAGATATACCCGACGAAGATGGCGCCGCAACACCATCAGCTGGCATAGACCCCTCCAAGATCATTGTGATTCACCCCGGCAGTCAGAACCTTCGTATAGGTTTTGCGAGCGATGCGCTTCCCAAGACGATCCCCATGACCCTTGCGACAAAGTTTCCCCAGACCGAATCCGAGATGTACGAGGCTCTACCACGACGACAGTTCGAGGCTAAGACCGTCGATCAGCAATACGGAGAAGAGTGGTCAAAGAAGTACAATAAGCAGTGCAATGACCTCAAGGTCGATATGAGGGCCAACAAGCGCAAGGTCTTGCCTAACTCGAAAGAACTCGTCCAGACCTTCAACCGTCGCACAGAACCCGAGGTCATTCAAAAGCACAACGACCCGCTCGAGATTGAATGGACCGACATCGAATCACTCGAAGATCCCGACTCTTTGGCTTCGTGCTTTATTGGTCACCAGGCTCAACGTGTTCCTGACGATTCTAACCCCAAATTCAAGCTCTGGTGGCCAATTCAGCATGGCCAGTGGAACGAAGACGGGTACACAAGCCAGGAGCACATGTTTGATGACCTGGAAACACTCCTCGACAAGGCATTGAGGCACGATCTTGGATTGAAGAAGAATAGCGAGTGGCAGCAGTACAGCTGTGTTTTCGTCATTCCCGATTTATACGACAAGAAATACGTTGAACAAATCCTACGGTCTTGCATGACATGGTTCGAATTCTCCCGCGTGTGTTTCGTTCAGGAAGGGATGGCTGCCACGTTTGGTGCAGGATACACGCAAGCCTGCGTTGTCGATGTTGGAGCTCAAAAGACATCCGTCACCTGTGTGGAAGATGGTCTTGTCATGGAAGACTCAAGAATCAACCTCAAATACGGAGGTTACGATATCACTGATACCTTCCTCAAGATGATGCTTTACGACAACTTTCCCTACCAGGATATGAACTTGCGACGACGATACGACTTCCTTCTCGCTGAAGAGCTCAAGATTAAGCACTGCACGATGTCACAAGCAGACATCTCTGTGCAACTCTACCAATTCCACGTTCGCGCACCCAACGAGCCGACACGAAAATATCAGTTCAAGACATATGACGAGGTTATCCTGGCACCAATGGGAGTGTACGATCCCTCTATCTTCGACAACAGCGCCAAGTTGAAGGGACGACGTAAACTGGTTGACCGATCTTACAACGCATACGATGTCGATATCCCTGATGACCCTACCTCTGCGGCTCAACTGGCTATTCTTGCTCTCGTTCAACCGTCGATAACATCGAACGTCAACGGATTTGCACAGTCACAACCCGATGTTTCAACGCCTATGAAGGAGAAGGGTCCTTTCTTATTCGGAAAGGAGGGTGCTGCTAACGGAACTCCCATGGGTTCTCATGCTGGATCTCCTGCGCCAGAGGGGGCCACCACGCCAGTCCCTCCATTCATCTTTGGCGCAAAGGACAAAGAAGGTGTTAACGGGGGCAGCCCAGCGCCCAATGGTTCCCATACCGGGGGAACCCCTGCTCCTGGAACAACACAACCACCACCAGGCATGTTTGTTGACGCCGCTGCCCGCACCGCCAAATCTGTCGCTATTGAGCAGGACGCTGTCCTACCGGTCGCCCCTCTCGATATTGCTATTCTCACAAGTATTCAGAACGCCGCTAAGAACgatgagaagaagttgaaggaTCTGCTAGGAAGTATCATGGTTATTGGTGGTGGTGCCAAGGTTCCTCACTTCACAGTCGTGCTAGAGGAGAAGATCAAGGCCCGACGACCTGATCTCAGCGACAGAATCCTTGTCAGTCGAAGCGCAAGAGACATGGACGAGCAAGTAGTCACTTGGAAGGGAGCTAGCGTTTTCGCCAAGTTATCTACCAACGACTCATGGATCAGCCCCTTTGAGTTTGAGAGGTTGGGCGCCAGGACTCTTCACCACAAGGTGCTCTGGGCATGGTAA